From a single Fusobacterium ulcerans ATCC 49185 genomic region:
- a CDS encoding Crp/Fnr family transcriptional regulator: MDRKKDDLSEVSLLPWINNNHSAQSLKKYISLAKFKIFKKGEILSKQGEVCNEIMYLSKGTVKVSLINSNGMEKIFWYNISDSLICEVPFFHEYESNASIVAVTDCCVYRFSREIFREILKGHPDIYIDMGKNMAEKIRILCHQIAEISFSKPEKQICRFLYYFAKKYGKKNSEFINITLNISHEEIASINSLHRVTVTKVLTILKKENILNRDKNGNIIIYDMENLKKYASD, encoded by the coding sequence ATGGATAGAAAAAAAGATGATTTATCTGAAGTATCTTTGCTTCCATGGATAAATAATAACCATTCTGCACAAAGCTTAAAAAAGTACATTTCTCTAGCTAAATTTAAAATTTTTAAAAAAGGAGAAATTTTATCAAAGCAAGGTGAAGTATGTAATGAAATTATGTATCTTTCAAAGGGAACTGTTAAAGTATCTCTTATCAACTCAAATGGGATGGAAAAAATTTTCTGGTACAATATAAGTGACAGCCTTATATGTGAGGTTCCTTTTTTTCATGAGTATGAGTCAAATGCTTCCATTGTAGCAGTCACTGATTGTTGTGTTTACAGATTTTCCAGAGAAATATTTCGTGAAATTTTAAAGGGTCATCCTGATATTTATATTGATATGGGAAAAAATATGGCAGAAAAAATAAGAATACTGTGCCATCAAATAGCTGAAATTTCCTTTTCTAAACCTGAAAAGCAAATTTGTAGATTTTTATATTATTTTGCTAAAAAATATGGAAAGAAAAATAGTGAGTTTATCAATATTACTCTTAACATTTCTCATGAAGAAATTGCTTCTATAAATTCTTTGCACAGAGTTACTGTCACAAAAGTTCTTACTATTCTAAAAAAAGAAAATATCTTAAATAGAGATAAAAATGGCAATATAATAATTTATGATATGGAAAATCTAAAAAAATATGCTTCTGATTAA
- a CDS encoding glucarate dehydratase family protein — translation MEKKGTPKVVKMDVYPIAGYDSMLLTLSGCHAPYFTRNVVVLEDETGNKGIGEIHGGEAITEMLESYKPIVVGAEIADYRQVITNIRQNGQKAKGDSGEGLQGLNISNLKFVVQAEAAVECAMLDLLGKYVNKPMASLLGDGGIQRREVPFLGYLFYIADTKKTDLPYLVESDCKDKWEEVRRKETLTPEGVVEQAKALYERYGFKDFKLKGGVLKGEEEMKAVEALHAAFPEARVNIDPNGAWTLEEAIRLCKDKNNVVAYMEDPCGPEAGFSSREIMAEFKNATGLKVATNMIATNWRQFYHAAALKSVDIILADPHFWTLNGSVRMAYILKDWGLTWGSHSNNHFDITLATFAQVAAAAPGKITPVDTHYIWQDGQGITKESPVIKDGVIKITDKPGLGVEIDMEKLLKAHELYKTMPAKFRDRDDALAMQYLIKDWKYDSKKPCMVR, via the coding sequence ATGGAAAAGAAGGGCACACCAAAAGTAGTAAAAATGGATGTATATCCAATAGCAGGATATGATAGTATGCTTCTGACACTCAGTGGATGTCATGCACCATATTTCACAAGAAATGTAGTAGTTTTGGAAGATGAAACTGGAAATAAAGGAATTGGGGAAATACATGGAGGGGAAGCTATAACAGAAATGCTTGAAAGCTACAAGCCAATAGTAGTAGGAGCAGAGATAGCTGACTATAGACAGGTTATAACAAACATAAGACAGAATGGACAGAAAGCTAAAGGGGACAGTGGAGAAGGACTTCAAGGATTGAATATAAGCAATTTGAAATTTGTAGTTCAGGCTGAAGCTGCTGTAGAATGTGCTATGCTGGATTTATTAGGAAAATATGTAAATAAACCTATGGCATCTTTATTAGGAGATGGAGGAATTCAGAGAAGAGAAGTTCCTTTCCTAGGTTATTTATTTTATATAGCTGATACAAAGAAAACAGATCTTCCTTATTTGGTAGAGAGTGACTGTAAAGACAAATGGGAAGAAGTGAGAAGAAAAGAAACTCTCACTCCAGAAGGAGTAGTAGAACAAGCAAAAGCTCTTTATGAAAGATATGGATTTAAAGATTTTAAATTAAAAGGTGGAGTATTAAAAGGAGAGGAGGAAATGAAAGCTGTGGAGGCTCTTCATGCTGCTTTTCCAGAAGCAAGAGTAAATATCGATCCAAATGGAGCATGGACTTTAGAGGAAGCTATAAGATTATGTAAAGATAAAAATAATGTAGTAGCATATATGGAAGATCCATGTGGACCAGAAGCTGGATTTTCAAGCAGAGAGATAATGGCAGAATTTAAAAATGCTACTGGGTTAAAAGTTGCAACAAATATGATAGCTACTAACTGGAGGCAGTTCTATCATGCAGCTGCTTTAAAATCAGTAGATATAATACTTGCTGACCCTCATTTCTGGACATTAAATGGAAGTGTAAGAATGGCATATATATTGAAAGATTGGGGATTGACATGGGGATCACACTCAAACAATCACTTTGATATAACTTTGGCAACATTTGCTCAAGTAGCAGCAGCTGCACCAGGAAAGATTACACCTGTAGATACTCATTATATATGGCAGGATGGACAGGGAATTACTAAAGAATCTCCTGTGATAAAAGATGGAGTTATAAAGATAACTGACAAGCCAGGGCTTGGAGTAGAAATAGATATGGAAAAATTATTGAAAGCTCATGAGCTGTATAAAACAATGCCAGCTAAATTCAGAGATCGTGATGATGCACTGGCAATGCAGTATTTAATAAAAGACTGGAAATATGATTCTAAAAAACCTTGTATGGTTAGATAG
- a CDS encoding FAD-binding protein: MYTAEMRELIKKVEATRPSRMGHDFPRLSPEAKLEILRNNHPDYVESGFRPLNLGVNSGDKVPLELADLIEAKSRVELDKVDLNRIDYDVDVLIIGAGGAGAAAALEAHNAGAKVMIATKLRFGDANTMMAEGGIQAADKPDDSPARHYLDVLGGGHFTNIPELAKALVHDAPGAIQWLNELGVMFDKEEDGTMHTQHGGGTSRKRMHAAADYSGAEIMRVLRDEVRNKGVEVIEFSPAVELIKDTDGKVAGAVLYNLETKEYSVAKAKTVILATGGAGRLHYHGFPTSNHYGATADGLVLGYRVGAELAFADTIQYHPTGVAFPSQIFGALVTEKVRGLGATPLNIDGEQFVYHLETRDIEASAIINECNVKGKGIPTPTGEVGVWLDTPLIDMIHGEGTLEKRLPAMFRMFEKFGIDMRKEPILIYPTLHYQNGGLLINDKGETKIENLFVAGECAGGIHGRNRLMGNSLLDIIVFGRRAGKNAGTKSKEVEVKDLTLDHIAEYHEALKANGVETDRVSPMLLPRYRHGADKQN; the protein is encoded by the coding sequence GAAGCTAAATTAGAAATATTAAGAAATAATCACCCAGACTATGTGGAAAGTGGATTTAGACCACTTAATCTTGGAGTAAATTCTGGAGATAAAGTACCTTTGGAACTGGCTGATCTTATAGAAGCAAAAAGCAGAGTGGAATTAGATAAAGTAGACCTTAATAGAATAGACTATGATGTAGATGTCCTTATAATAGGAGCAGGGGGAGCAGGAGCTGCTGCTGCACTGGAAGCACACAATGCTGGAGCAAAAGTAATGATAGCTACTAAACTTCGTTTTGGAGATGCTAACACTATGATGGCTGAGGGAGGAATCCAAGCTGCTGATAAACCAGATGATTCACCTGCTAGACACTACCTAGATGTATTAGGTGGAGGACACTTCACAAATATTCCTGAACTGGCAAAAGCATTAGTACATGATGCACCAGGAGCTATCCAATGGCTTAATGAACTTGGAGTAATGTTCGATAAGGAAGAGGATGGAACTATGCATACACAGCATGGTGGAGGAACTTCAAGAAAAAGAATGCATGCTGCTGCTGACTACAGTGGAGCAGAAATAATGCGTGTACTTAGAGATGAAGTAAGAAATAAAGGTGTAGAAGTAATAGAGTTTTCACCAGCAGTAGAACTTATAAAAGATACAGATGGAAAAGTAGCAGGAGCTGTATTATACAATCTTGAAACTAAAGAATACTCAGTAGCAAAGGCTAAAACTGTAATCTTGGCTACAGGAGGAGCAGGAAGACTTCATTATCATGGATTCCCTACTTCTAATCACTATGGGGCAACAGCTGATGGACTAGTATTAGGATACAGAGTAGGAGCAGAACTTGCTTTTGCTGATACTATTCAATATCACCCTACAGGAGTTGCATTCCCATCACAAATATTTGGTGCTCTAGTAACTGAAAAAGTAAGAGGACTTGGAGCAACTCCTCTTAACATAGATGGTGAGCAGTTTGTATATCACTTGGAAACAAGAGATATTGAAGCATCTGCTATCATCAATGAATGTAATGTAAAAGGAAAAGGAATTCCTACACCGACTGGAGAAGTTGGAGTATGGCTTGACACTCCACTAATCGACATGATACATGGAGAAGGAACATTGGAAAAAAGACTTCCTGCAATGTTTAGGATGTTTGAAAAATTTGGAATAGATATGAGAAAAGAACCAATTCTTATCTACCCGACACTTCATTATCAAAATGGAGGACTTCTAATCAATGATAAAGGGGAAACTAAAATAGAAAACCTATTTGTAGCTGGGGAATGTGCTGGAGGAATCCACGGAAGAAACAGACTTATGGGAAATTCATTGTTAGATATAATAGTATTTGGGCGTAGAGCTGGTAAAAATGCCGGAACTAAGAGTAAAGAGGTTGAAGTAAAAGACCTTACACTAGATCATATAGCAGAATATCATGAAGCATTAAAAGCAAATGGAGTAGAAACTGACAGAGTATCTCCTATGCTGCTTCCTCGTTACAGACATGGTGCAGATAAACAAAACTAA
- a CDS encoding M20 family metallopeptidase encodes MDMKKYLADLEKLVNIDCGSNVPEGVQEVTEFFKKELENDWILKVYPQNDGKNPVLVAKNRDSEDIDLMFLGHNDTVFPKGTVPAWSYKLEGNIATGAGVYDMKSGVLSMIEVAKEFKNEDITIALVMNTDEEISSRYSRPVIEEIGKNAKYAMVFEPARKNGNAVIERKGLVKYKVEFFGKSSHAGNYPQEGINAILEASRWVTEISKLHNWDIKNSLNVGLIEGGSGVNIVPDYACIKFEGRSHQVEFFETIRKTMEELKANPLVEGIKIELEEIGYRPPLVLNDKSATLRDLFDESKAEMGIKYDWEVAGGCSDGNFLGVLGVGVVDAVGPVGGEAHSKNEYLDISTIEERINLAKAVVRKMIDRKII; translated from the coding sequence ATGGATATGAAAAAATATTTAGCAGATTTAGAAAAATTAGTAAACATCGACTGTGGAAGCAATGTACCTGAAGGGGTACAGGAAGTTACAGAATTTTTCAAGAAAGAACTTGAAAATGACTGGATACTTAAAGTATATCCTCAAAATGATGGAAAGAACCCTGTATTAGTAGCTAAAAACAGAGATAGTGAAGATATAGACCTTATGTTCCTAGGACATAATGATACTGTATTCCCTAAAGGAACTGTACCAGCATGGTCATACAAGCTTGAAGGAAATATAGCAACAGGAGCAGGAGTATATGATATGAAATCTGGGGTGCTTTCTATGATAGAAGTTGCTAAAGAATTCAAAAATGAAGATATTACTATTGCCCTTGTAATGAATACAGATGAAGAAATCAGTTCTCGATATTCAAGACCTGTAATAGAAGAAATAGGGAAGAATGCAAAATATGCAATGGTATTTGAACCAGCTCGTAAAAATGGAAATGCTGTAATAGAAAGAAAAGGACTTGTAAAATATAAAGTTGAGTTCTTTGGAAAATCTTCTCATGCAGGAAACTATCCACAAGAGGGAATCAATGCTATTCTTGAAGCTTCTCGTTGGGTAACTGAAATATCTAAACTTCATAACTGGGATATAAAGAATTCACTTAATGTGGGGCTTATAGAAGGTGGAAGCGGAGTAAATATCGTTCCTGATTATGCTTGCATCAAATTTGAAGGAAGATCTCACCAAGTAGAATTCTTTGAAACTATCAGAAAAACTATGGAAGAGTTAAAAGCAAATCCATTAGTTGAGGGAATCAAAATAGAACTTGAAGAAATTGGATATAGACCACCATTAGTACTAAATGATAAATCAGCTACACTTCGTGATCTTTTTGATGAGAGCAAAGCTGAAATGGGAATAAAATATGACTGGGAAGTAGCTGGAGGATGTTCTGATGGTAACTTCTTAGGAGTACTAGGTGTAGGAGTAGTTGATGCTGTAGGTCCTGTGGGGGGAGAAGCTCACAGCAAAAACGAATATTTAGACATATCTACTATTGAAGAAAGAATTAACTTGGCTAAGGCTGTAGTTAGAAAAATGATTGATAGAAAGATAATATAA
- the dcuC gene encoding C4-dicarboxylate transporter DcuC, translated as MNFIVAILVIVAVGYLIVKKYYAQGVLLLGGAILLLAAVVFNGTPILAKGGTGSLYLDVFAQLKANFIKTTGSLGIAIMIVSAFAKYMDHIGASKALVKVAIKPLQKLNSPYIVLALSYVVGQILNVFIPSASGLGVLLMVTVYPIVVSLGVSPLAATAVIGTSACLDLGPASGNAVLASKTAEMDAALYFVDYQIPVAIVTVIVITVIHYFVNKAMDKKMDLVEKAKEEAEFEKEMGTEGKVPGFYAFLPIIPLIIILMFSPLTGSSIKVDVVEAMFMSIGLSMLIEGIRRKAFKSTLAELKIVFTAMGSQFANVITLIVAGEFFALGLTKIGVISALIDSTKSAGLGPQPMILVMTAIIAISSILMGSGNAPFFAFAALAPAVAASVDLNPIVMLMPMQLAAGIARSISPITAVIVAVAGISGVSPFDVVKRTAAPMIGGLLAVLITNMILFG; from the coding sequence ATGAATTTTATCGTTGCAATTTTGGTTATAGTGGCAGTTGGATATCTTATTGTTAAAAAGTATTATGCACAAGGGGTTCTACTGCTTGGGGGAGCTATACTTTTATTAGCTGCTGTGGTTTTTAACGGAACTCCTATTCTTGCAAAAGGTGGAACAGGATCACTTTATCTTGATGTATTTGCCCAGCTGAAAGCTAACTTTATCAAGACTACAGGAAGTCTTGGAATAGCTATCATGATAGTATCAGCATTTGCTAAATACATGGACCATATAGGAGCGAGTAAAGCTCTTGTAAAGGTTGCTATTAAACCTCTACAAAAACTTAACTCTCCATATATAGTACTTGCATTATCGTATGTAGTAGGTCAAATACTTAATGTATTCATACCAAGTGCATCTGGACTTGGAGTACTTTTAATGGTAACTGTATATCCTATTGTTGTATCTCTTGGAGTATCGCCTCTAGCAGCAACTGCAGTAATAGGAACATCAGCTTGTCTTGACCTGGGACCTGCTTCTGGAAATGCTGTTCTAGCTTCTAAGACAGCAGAGATGGATGCAGCTCTATACTTTGTTGATTATCAAATTCCAGTGGCAATAGTTACAGTTATTGTTATTACAGTTATTCATTATTTTGTAAATAAAGCTATGGATAAGAAAATGGATTTAGTAGAAAAAGCAAAAGAAGAAGCTGAGTTTGAAAAAGAAATGGGTACTGAAGGAAAAGTTCCTGGGTTCTATGCTTTTTTACCTATTATTCCATTGATTATAATACTTATGTTCAGCCCATTAACTGGAAGCAGTATCAAAGTGGATGTTGTAGAAGCTATGTTTATGAGTATTGGTTTGAGTATGCTTATTGAAGGTATTAGAAGAAAAGCATTTAAAAGTACTCTTGCTGAATTGAAAATAGTGTTTACAGCAATGGGAAGTCAATTTGCAAATGTTATCACTCTGATTGTAGCTGGAGAATTCTTTGCTCTTGGACTTACAAAAATAGGAGTTATATCAGCTCTTATTGATTCAACTAAGTCAGCAGGACTTGGACCTCAGCCAATGATTCTAGTAATGACTGCAATAATAGCGATTTCTTCTATCCTTATGGGTTCTGGAAATGCACCATTCTTCGCTTTTGCTGCATTAGCACCAGCAGTAGCAGCATCAGTTGATCTTAATCCAATTGTTATGTTAATGCCAATGCAGTTAGCAGCAGGAATAGCAAGAAGCATTTCTCCTATTACTGCAGTTATTGTTGCAGTTGCAGGTATCTCTGGAGTATCTCCATTTGATGTTGTAAAAAGAACAGCTGCTCCAATGATTGGAGGACTTTTAGCAGTTCTTATCACTAACATGATTCTATTTGGATAA
- the nhaC gene encoding Na+/H+ antiporter NhaC: MRKKELSLPLALLPIITVVFFALMSVMKWGAGMYLPIICSIMVAVLIGIYLGFSYDELQKSLVKGVSRALPAFFILLIVGTIIGSWIVGGVIPALIYYSLKIISPSIFVPAAAAVTGIIAISTGTSFTSIATVGLALMVTGIGMGFPPPLLAGAIISGAYLGDSMSPLSDTTNLASAMAGCDLFELIGHIILTGIPAFLISIVMFYFVGIKHVESISISTEEIALIYNGISQSFNINPLLLVFPIITIVFSIKKFPAVPSLITISILGGISALVLQKADFRLVLNAMTFGYKSNTGIQMIDSLLSRGGIVSMGSTIILMLLATALGGILEKVGFLNTILKSVMKFIKSDGQLILLTVLSGFAVAFATGAQLLAILLPARMFVPEFKARNLHLKNLARVAQSIGAIGINLVPWSVPCIFASNILGVEPSKFIPYLFFVFMTVIINLAYGFTGFTITKINKN, encoded by the coding sequence ATGAGAAAAAAAGAATTATCTCTGCCCTTAGCCTTGCTTCCAATAATTACAGTGGTATTTTTTGCTCTTATGTCAGTTATGAAATGGGGAGCTGGTATGTATCTTCCTATTATATGCAGCATCATGGTAGCTGTCCTTATAGGAATATATTTAGGCTTCTCATATGATGAATTACAAAAAAGTTTAGTTAAAGGTGTTTCAAGAGCACTACCTGCTTTCTTCATATTGCTCATAGTTGGAACTATAATTGGTTCTTGGATAGTGGGAGGAGTTATTCCAGCATTAATCTATTATAGTCTAAAAATAATCAGCCCTTCAATTTTTGTTCCTGCAGCAGCAGCAGTTACAGGAATAATTGCTATTTCTACTGGTACTTCATTCACTTCAATTGCTACTGTAGGTCTCGCTCTTATGGTTACAGGAATTGGAATGGGATTTCCTCCACCTCTTCTTGCAGGAGCTATAATCTCTGGAGCCTACCTTGGAGATAGTATGTCTCCTCTTTCAGATACTACTAATCTCGCTTCAGCTATGGCTGGATGTGATTTATTTGAATTAATTGGTCATATAATTTTAACAGGAATTCCAGCATTTCTTATTTCTATTGTTATGTTTTATTTTGTAGGTATAAAACATGTTGAATCTATTTCTATAAGTACTGAAGAAATAGCCCTTATTTATAATGGAATTTCACAGTCTTTCAATATTAATCCTCTCCTTTTAGTCTTTCCCATAATAACGATAGTTTTTTCAATAAAGAAATTTCCAGCAGTTCCTTCATTGATAACTATTTCGATTCTTGGTGGAATAAGTGCTTTAGTTCTACAAAAAGCAGATTTCAGACTGGTTTTAAATGCAATGACATTTGGATATAAAAGTAATACTGGTATTCAAATGATAGATAGCCTCCTTTCACGTGGAGGAATAGTTTCAATGGGAAGTACTATTATTCTTATGCTTCTTGCTACTGCTCTTGGAGGTATTTTAGAAAAAGTTGGTTTTTTAAATACAATACTTAAATCTGTTATGAAATTTATAAAAAGTGATGGACAGCTCATACTTCTTACTGTTTTAAGTGGATTTGCAGTTGCTTTTGCTACTGGAGCTCAACTTCTTGCTATTCTCCTTCCTGCAAGGATGTTTGTTCCAGAATTTAAAGCTAGAAATCTTCATCTTAAAAATTTAGCTAGAGTAGCTCAATCAATAGGAGCTATTGGAATTAATCTAGTTCCTTGGAGTGTCCCTTGTATTTTTGCTTCTAATATTTTAGGAGTTGAACCTTCTAAATTTATTCCTTATTTATTCTTTGTATTTATGACTGTAATAATTAATTTAGCATACGGATTTACTGGATTTACAATTACCAAAATTAATAAAAATTAA
- a CDS encoding MBL fold metallo-hydrolase, producing the protein MKIETKVVVLGTGTPNADPDRSGPCVAVIVGENSYLVDFGPGLVRRAAQAYRQGIDALKVSNLKRAFLTHLHSDHSGGYSDLILSPWVLERNEPLKVFGPKGLNDMTTHILAAYSADINERIFGLEQANKEGIKVEVDEISPGEIYKDEFVTVEAIPVIHGSFESYAYKFKTPDKIVVISGDTSPCENLINAAKDCDILVHEVYYTQGVHSRSPQWKKYHTSVHTSAIELGEIASKIKPNLLVMYHQLYMIDTINGNDSELSNKIEEVEKEIMKEVRENYKGNVISAKDLGVYE; encoded by the coding sequence ATGAAAATTGAAACTAAAGTTGTTGTTCTTGGAACAGGAACTCCCAATGCAGATCCTGATCGTTCAGGTCCATGTGTAGCTGTAATTGTAGGAGAAAATTCCTATCTTGTTGACTTTGGTCCTGGTCTTGTCAGAAGAGCAGCTCAAGCATATAGACAAGGTATAGATGCTCTAAAGGTTTCTAATCTTAAAAGAGCTTTTCTAACTCATCTCCATTCAGATCATAGTGGAGGATATTCTGATTTAATTCTTTCTCCTTGGGTATTAGAAAGAAATGAACCTTTAAAAGTATTTGGTCCAAAAGGATTAAATGATATGACAACTCATATTCTTGCTGCATACTCAGCTGATATAAATGAGCGTATATTTGGTTTAGAACAGGCAAATAAAGAAGGAATAAAAGTTGAAGTTGATGAAATATCACCAGGAGAAATCTATAAAGATGAATTTGTAACAGTAGAAGCTATTCCTGTTATTCATGGTTCTTTTGAATCTTATGCCTACAAATTTAAAACTCCTGATAAGATTGTAGTAATTTCTGGAGATACATCTCCTTGTGAAAATCTTATCAATGCTGCTAAGGATTGTGATATCCTTGTTCATGAAGTATACTATACACAAGGCGTGCATTCTAGATCTCCACAATGGAAAAAATATCATACATCTGTTCATACCTCTGCTATAGAATTAGGAGAAATAGCTTCTAAAATAAAGCCTAATCTCCTTGTTATGTACCATCAGTTATATATGATAGATACAATAAATGGAAATGATTCTGAACTATCTAATAAAATAGAAGAAGTAGAAAAAGAAATAATGAAAGAAGTCAGAGAAAATTATAAAGGAAATGTAATTTCTGCAAAAGATTTAGGAGTATACGAATAA